CACATTGTCTGTATTGTTCATCTCTGTACTTAACAGTGCGGCATAAAATTCTACAGGGTAATAATGCTTAAGCCATGCGGTCTGTGCGGTGATCACACAGTAGGCGGCGGCGTGAGATTTGTTAAAACCATATTTGGCAAATTCCGCCATCATATCAAAAAGTTCATTGGCTTTTTTCTCATCAAAATTATTTTCTCTGGCTCCTTTAAGGAAACGCTCTTTTTGCATTTCCATTTCTGAAGCAATCTTTTTTCCCATCGCACGACGAAGCATATCGGCTTCGCCCAAACTGTAATTCGCGATCTTTGAGGCCACGAGTTGCACTTGCTCTTGATAAACCACAATCCCGTAGGTCTCTTCTAGAATAGCCTCAAGTTCAGGGAAAATATATTTAACGGAAGTTTCACCATGTTTACGTTTTAAATAATCTGGAATCATGTCCATAGGACCAGGTCGATACAAGGCCGTAATAGCCACTAGGTCTTCAAAGCGACTAGGTTTAGCTTTGACAATCAAACTGGTGATCCCCGCGCCTTCAAATTGAAAGACCCCTGCCGTATCCCCTTTTTGCATCAGCTCATAAATTCCAGGATCTGACATGGAGATTTGTGCATGAGTTATGGTTTTTCCACGATTGGCTTTAATAAAATCAAAGGCCTTTTGAATATGAGTCAAAGTCTTTAAACCCAAAAAGTCAAATTTGATCAGTCCAATCTTTTCGGCATGCTTCATGTCGTATTGAACAACGTTTTCTCCGTCTGCGCCTATGTACAAAGGAGCATGGTTCATAATTTGACCATCAGCGATGATCACACCCGCAGCATGAATACCCGCATGTCTGACTAAACCTTCAATCTTTAATGCCAGATCAATTAAGGTTTGCACTTGTGGGTCTTGTTCCATCAGTTCTGCAAACTGTGGTTCTGCTTCAAGAGCCTCAGAGATAGTGATCCCTAATTTTTCAGGAACCAGTTTGCAAATATGATTGACCTCTGTAAATGAAAATCCTAATACACGTCCCACGTCACGCATGGCCGCGCGAGTTTGTAACTTTCCATAAGTGATGATCTGGGACACACTTTGAGGGCTGTACTTTTCAGTCACATACTGAATCACTTCAGGACGACGATCCTGACAGAAATCTATATCAAAGTCAGGCATGCTGATACGCTCTGGATTTAAGAATCTTTCAAAAATCAAATTATAGCGTAAAGGATCAAGATCCGTGATCTTAAGACTGTACGCCACCAGAGAACCCGCACCTGATCCACGACCAGGTCCGACGGGGATATTGTTCTTCTTCGCCCAGCCAATAAAGTCTTGGACTATAAGAAAGTATCCATTAAAGCCCATTTGGCCTATAACCTGAAGTTCAAAATCCAAACGCTCATAGTACTTAGGTTTTTCATCTTCATTCAGTTCATTTCTGGATTTTAACTCTTCAAACCGTTCTTCTAGTCCTTGCAATGCCACGGCCTTAAGTTCATCACCTAGGTCCCTGCCCCCTTCAGTGGGATAAGTAGGCAGGTGATAAATCTGATGGCCCTTTTCGTCTTTGGTTTTAAGTTTTAAATTACAGCGGTCGGCCACCTCTAGGGTGTTGGTCACCCAATCAGGGTGGGCTGCAAAAAGGGCTTGCATCTGCTCTGCAGATTTCAAATAAAATTGATCTGTGCCTAATCTATATCGAGTTTCATCACGAAGAGTTTTGTTCGTACCTACACAGATCAAAACCTCTTGAGCAATTTGGTCTTCTTGATTGAGGTAATGCACATTGTTGGTAGCCACCACTTTAACGCCTAAAGCTTGTGAGGTCTGATTTAAAAAGGGATGGAACTGAGGTTCGTAAGTTAAGCCATGTCGGTTGGCTTCAAGATAAAGACGATCAGAAAAAATATCATGCAAAGACCGAACACCTGTAAGAGCTTTCTCTTCCCCTTTTTGATTAAACAAAAAATATAGCCATCCTTCGTGTCCACCTGTAAGTAAGATCAAATCTTCGCTGTAGGTTTTTAAACTGTCCCAATCTATAAAGGGAAGGTCTGCGTTAAGCTCTACCTTGTGGGCATAGCTCTGCGTGCTTAAAGCACATAAGTTTTGG
This genomic window from Pseudobdellovibrionaceae bacterium contains:
- the dnaE gene encoding DNA polymerase III subunit alpha, with the translated sequence MSFVHLHTHSHYSLLEASNSIGGLVKKAAEYKMPALALTDSSNMFGAIEFYFACEKEGIKPILGLELRLPETPETPLQNPSAFGKIVLLAQSHKGYQNLCALSTQSYAHKVELNADLPFIDWDSLKTYSEDLILLTGGHEGWLYFLFNQKGEEKALTGVRSLHDIFSDRLYLEANRHGLTYEPQFHPFLNQTSQALGVKVVATNNVHYLNQEDQIAQEVLICVGTNKTLRDETRYRLGTDQFYLKSAEQMQALFAAHPDWVTNTLEVADRCNLKLKTKDEKGHQIYHLPTYPTEGGRDLGDELKAVALQGLEERFEELKSRNELNEDEKPKYYERLDFELQVIGQMGFNGYFLIVQDFIGWAKKNNIPVGPGRGSGAGSLVAYSLKITDLDPLRYNLIFERFLNPERISMPDFDIDFCQDRRPEVIQYVTEKYSPQSVSQIITYGKLQTRAAMRDVGRVLGFSFTEVNHICKLVPEKLGITISEALEAEPQFAELMEQDPQVQTLIDLALKIEGLVRHAGIHAAGVIIADGQIMNHAPLYIGADGENVVQYDMKHAEKIGLIKFDFLGLKTLTHIQKAFDFIKANRGKTITHAQISMSDPGIYELMQKGDTAGVFQFEGAGITSLIVKAKPSRFEDLVAITALYRPGPMDMIPDYLKRKHGETSVKYIFPELEAILEETYGIVVYQEQVQLVASKIANYSLGEADMLRRAMGKKIASEMEMQKERFLKGARENNFDEKKANELFDMMAEFAKYGFNKSHAAAYCVITAQTAWLKHYYPVEFYAALLSTEMNNTDNVVKYTKDAAKKGIKVLPPSVNVSEYLFTVNGDDIIFSLGAIKGVGGAAVESIIQARAEQPQQKFETLDDFFASVDLRKVNKKTIESLIKAGALDEFGYNRRELLDSYPLFIESQERQRKDKELGQFDLFANLDTEDSVQKVIVPNKEPDNPRSILNDEKEVLGFYLSGHPLEGMDHFFKTKTLIDPKTHKEMTQWLGMITDKREIITKKGTRMAFLQVEDEFESFEAIIFPDAYDKFKMELPLDVPLVFTGKMEIEENQKKLFISNVQSIMGELSKKNKLVIKTKDQELIKVLPLLEGLAVSHPGKTQLYLNVEMQDVKRNVLMKVSSEEGIYPEVEFLQKLNKLFPLHNIYFDQ